The following nucleotide sequence is from Vulpes lagopus strain Blue_001 chromosome 1, ASM1834538v1, whole genome shotgun sequence.
GCAGTTTGGTGTAGAAAGAACATGTAGCCCTGGGTGAGCCTATCTGAAGTTCCTTTAGCTATAGGAGAAAACACTGGGAACATTTAGCAAGTTAAAGAGTTTAACTCACAGTGTTTAAGTGGAAAAACATTCTCTAGCTTTCCATTATTTTAGTTATATTAAATCTTGGTTTTGGGTCCTTTCAGATATTGAACACTTCTGTGTTTGTGACCTTACAAATTATCTTTAATAACTTATAATGTAAAACTACAGAATTTTCTATTAAAtcatttttcatctcttattttttcattgttgggTATATTGTTCCCTGTTTTCCAATTGTCTCAATTGTACTGCCACCTTTGAATGTAGATTTAATTGTTTTGTACTTCCTTTGGAAATTTGTACATTCCTAATAAAGTCTGACTAGACTATAGTATCAATTGGTCCAAAAAGGTTCAGGATATACCTGTATTAGGGATGCACTGGGGTTTGTGTTGCCTTAATTATAGAAACTGCTAGTTGtgggtatttatttgaaaaatttggttttaatgttttcaataatCTCATTATTAAATGAATCTGTAAGTGGAAAAGCTGGCAAGAGGATAGATAGATAAGAGATGTGATTTGCTAAGTACGAAAAGCAAGAGCtgtaaaggtttttgttttttttttttctgtatatttggaaACACATTTTGTCCTTTAAGTTCTCTGACCGTCTTTTTTCTCTAAACACTGCCTTCCCCATCTCTAAAGTGGTCTGCTTTATTAGCTCTTCGCTACACTTATTTGCTAcacttccttgatttttttttaagattttatttattcaggcagcccaggtggctcagcggtttggcgcctgccttcagcccagggcgtgatcctggagacctgggatcgagtcccacgtcaggctccctgcatggggcctgcttctccctctgcctgtgtctctgcacctctctctctctctctgtgtgtgtgtgtttctgtgtctctcttatgaatagagCAGCAGAATGAAGCCAGTGTCCACACTCTTCCACTAACCATGTGTTAAAAGAACAGGAACTAAACTCAAGGAAAAAGCAGGCAGGGTTCAAGTGTCCAAACAGCTAAGAACAGTATTGCTGTGTTGTCCTAAAGGCAAACAAAGTATCAAGGAGCATGACTTAGGTTCATCTTATAAAAGattttctaggggatccctgggtggctcaggagtttagcgcctgccttcggcccacagcATGGTCCTaaagtcctgagatcgagtcccgcatcaggctccctgcatggagcctgcttctctctttctgtatatctctttctgtatttctcatgaataaatgaaatcttaaaaaaagaaaagaaaaagattttctagGCCACCTTTTTTCCTAGAATGCCACTAGTaataatggcttaaaaaaaatcaaatagggacacctgggtggctcagcagttgagcatctgccttcagctcagggtgtgatcccagatccagggatcgagtccagcatcaggctccctgcatggggcctgcttcttcctctgtgtctctctctctctgtgtgtctctcattaataaataaataaaatcttaaaaaaaataaagattttatttattcatgaaagacacagagaggcagatctaggcagaggaagaagcaggctcttcacagggagcccgatgtgggacttgatcccaggagcctgggatcacgacctgagcagacgctcaaccactgagacacccaggcgtcccaagagttTGAGCCTATCTCATGTTCTCCTTAAAACTCTGGGCTACGTTTTCTGTTACATAGATTTTCACAGTATATCTTTAAAcctctgtattttctattattgGAAGAATATTTTTAGTTACTTAGGGATTTTCCCTTATACTCTCACCTGCAGAGCTCCGGAAATTGGCTTCAGTCCTTGTCAGCGACTGGATGGCTGTCATCCGCTCCCAGAGCAGTACCCAGCCTGCTGGTAAGCTCCTTAGTCTTTTATcccttgtatttatttctttcccaCTGGCCTTCGGTGGCTTTAGTCTGCTTCACCTCTTGACagtctttctctttaaataaaatccttttctgctttgttttttcacaacagagaaagataagaaaaaacgTAAAGAAGAGGGGAAGAGTCGAACCACCCCTCCCGAGCGACCCTTGACTGAGGTGAAGGCTGAGACCCGGGCTGAGGAGGCcccagagaagaagaaagagaagcccAAGTCTCTCCGAACCACAGCACCCAGTCACGCCAAGTTTCGTTCCACTGGTAGGGTGGTTGGCTGATCTTGGGAGAGTCTGTGGGCAGATATACACCTAGGGCCTTGTGGTGGAATAGTGGATTTATGATAGGGCACgcatggggaagagagaagacagaagacTAGTAGGTGAGGTTTGGGCTGGGTAAAGATTTAGTGTTGGAGTGGGGAGGAAGAGTTAAAGAGAGTGGTAATAAGTTCAACGCAATGGCATGTTTCTTCCCTCAGGACTAGAGCTGGAGACCCCATCTTTGGTGCCTGTGAAAAAGAACGCCAGTGCAGTGGTGGTTTCTGACAAGTACAATCTTAAACCCATCCCCCTCAAGCGTCAGAGGTATGGCCCTCGTACTGGGTTCTGCGTGGGTTATGTCTGTGGAcatgagggaggaagagggggcaaGTTAGGGTGCATCAGAGATCATGTTGACGGCTCATCTTCCAACAGCACCACAGTTGCTCCAGGAGATGGTGCTCCCCCTGCAGAGAAGAAATACAAGCCACTGAACACCACACCGAATGCCACCAAAGAGATCAAAGTGAAGATCATCCCACCACAGCGTGAGTCTGAAGTAGAGGAACACACTTTGAATTGGGAGAGAACTCCATGGAAatgagggggagggggggtaCAGGATGGATTTCTTAGTTTTGTGTGCTTGTCTTAATTTTTGCACCTCTGGAGCTCCTCTTTCATAGGATTACTTAGAAGTAATCTTGATGATGGGAATGGGGTGCTATTCAGTGACTGGTTCGGGGTGCTCCCAGTCTCGGGATAGTTGGTCCTGTCCATGAGGGTTTTCCTGAGTTACCTGAGCTCTAATTAATACTGAAAGCCTCAAGTTgcttttatttagttattatttattactaGTTAGTTAGTTTAGCacccctgatgtggggctcgatcccaggaccctgggatcatgacctgagctgaaggcagacgctcaaccccatGAGCCCCGCCAGACACCCCAAGTTGCCtgcctttaaaagaaagaatagggcacctggctggctcaattggaggaacatgcaactctttatctccaggtcatgagttcaagcccccatgATGgttatagaatttctttttttttttattttaaagattttatttatttattcatgagagacaaagagaaagagaggcagagggagaaacaggctccacgcagggagcccgatgtgggactccatcccgggtctccaggatcacgccctgggccgaaggcagacgctcaaccactgagccacccaggcatcctgattatagaatttttaaaaacaggggcagccccagtggcccagcagtttagcacgccACCTTCGTCTgcctgtctgcttctctgtctgcctgtctctctgtatctctcatgaataaataaagtcttttttttttaaactgaaaaacaaaattaaaaaaaaaaatttttttttcttgtgtgagtCCAGCATATGCATCCTGGTCACCTTGAACTTAACTGTGTCCTAAGTTGGGGTAGGGTCTCCATTGGCCCATTTCCTGCTCAAACTTTGTAGGAATAGGATTGTGAAAGAGGTCTGATGGTTCCATTTTATGCTTTATCCTCTTGTAGCTATGGAGGGCCTGGGCTTCCTGGATGCACTCAATTCAGCCCCTGTTCCAGGCATCAaaattaagaagaagaagaaggtgttGTCACCCACAGCTGCCAAGGTATGAGCCCTGTGCCGTAGATGTCAACAACAGGATGTCTAAAGTGAAAGGAAGGGCCCAGGAATGGTTGGGGAGGACCACAGGATGTGGACTGGGGTGAGGGTTGGGGGGCTGGCAGTGGGAGACACAAAAGTCTTCCTTCATCTGAATCCGCAGGGGAGCCTGTCTAGGATGCTGGACTAACTGCCTTACCTTAACCTTGGCTTTCGTGTCAACTcattaacttctttttctttcacaataGCCAAGCCCGTTTGAAGGGAAAACGAGCACAGAACCGAGCACGGCCAAACCTTCTTCCCCAGAACCAGCACCAACTTGTGAGGCTATGGACACAGATCGCCCAGGAACCCCAGTTCCCCCTGTTGAAGTCCCAGAGCTCATGGATACGGGTAAGTCTAGAAATTGGTTCAGGTTTGGGGGGTTTCTAAAAGGAACAACCTGGGTCTGACACCTCTCCTGCTTCCAGCCTGTTTAGAGTCAGGAGCGCTGGATGCAAAGCCCGTGGAGAGTCCCGGAGATCCCAGCCAGCTGACCCggaaaggcaggaagagaaagacGGTGACATGGCCTGAGGAGGGCAAACTGagagaatatttctattttgaactGGATGAAACTGAACGAGGTGAGCCGTCAAGGTTCTTGTGTAGTAGATGGGtatagagagttttatttttatttatttatttatttatttatttatttatttatttatttatttatttatttatttatttatttttgggtataGAGAGTTTAAAAAGAACTTGTTTTgtgcttatattttctcttttctctcgtTGCCACTAGTAAATGTGAATAAGATCAAGGACTTTGGTGAGGCAGCTAAGCGAGAGATACTGTCAGACCGACATGCATTTGAGACGGCCCGGCGTCTGAGCCATGACAACATGGAGGAGAAGGTGCCCTGGGTGTGCCCCCGGCCCCTGGTTCTGCCCTCACCTCTTGTCACCCCTGGAAGCAACAGCCAGGAGCGATATATCCAGGCTGAGCGGGAGAAAGGAATCCTTCAGGAGCTCTTCCTGAACAAGGAAAGGTGAGCAGAACCGGGTTCACACCCTGGGCATGAACCATGTCCACGTTAAGTGCTTGGACTCCTgacaggaacatgccctggggtAATtcagaagggggtgggggctAGGGGGGAATGTGAGGgcttgaataaataatttaactatcattctttttttttttttttcttgtcccaTCACCTGTGGCATTCCTAATAGTCCTCATGAACCTGATCCTGAACCCTATGAACCTGTACCCCCAAAGCTCATCCCCCTAGATGAGGTGAGTATATGCTATGTGGTGGTGGAGTTGTGATTGTGATCTTAGTGCGTCTTTCAGCATTTTTCAGTTTCAAATGGAATGTCTCTTCGTTCTTTCAAAGCTAGTCCTGATTGTTCTGTTCTTGCAGGAATGTTCCATGGATGAGACCCCATATATTGAGAGCCTAGAGCCTGGGGGAGCTGGTGGCTCACCTGATGGAGCAGGTGGCTCCAAGTTGCCTCCTGTCCTGGCCAATCTCATGGGAAGCATGGGTGCTGGGAAgagcccccagggtcctggaggaggaggcatcAATGTCCAAGAGATCCTCACCTCCATCATGGTATATGAGCCCGCCTTCCTCTTTTCCACTTTGTCTGGAATCTGCCTTTCTGTATACCCCAGTACTTGTCTCACTTACCTCTTCATCtagctctcttttctttactAGTTTTTACCCTTGCATTCTGTTGACTGGCTCTTTATTCACCTTGCCTCACAGGGTAGCCCAAATAGTCATCCCTCAGAGGAACTGCTAAAGCAACCAGACTATTCAGACAAGATCAAGCAGATGCTCGGTAATCACCAGGGCCAGGGAGGAAGCCTACTGTGGAGTTGGTGTGGGGGGAGCAGGGTTCAGACAGTGGTGAGCAAAGGTATTGCTTCTGCTAGGAGGGAAGACTGGATGGAGCTTTGGTCTGACAAGTTGGtctgagagggccagaggggcAAACCTAAGGAGGAAGTCATGCCACTCTTCTAGAATCCTCTTGCtgactatattttgttttttaattaacagTGCCACATGGATTATTAGGCCCTGGTCCAATAGCCAATGGTTTCCCACCAGGAGGTCCTGGGGGTCCCAAGGCCATGCAGCACTTCCCCCCTGGACCTGGAGGACCTATACCAGGTAGGTGGGAAATGAGAGGTTGGAATGGGTTTATCTGCTTAATTTTGGCTTAGCAATAGTGTAGGATTGACCAAAGGGTGGGAGGTAGGTTAGGCTGGGAGAGGCCATCCCTGAGTGTAACAAGTTGCTGATACAGTCTCCCTTTCTTTCCATAACAGGTCCTCATGGAGGCCCTGGTGGGTCAGTGGGTCCGCGTCTCTtgggtcccccaccccctccacgaGGGGGTGATCCCTTCTGGGATGGCCCAGGTGACCCCATGCGAGGTGGCCCAATGCGGGGTGGCCCAGGACCAGGTCCTGGACCATACCATAGAGGCCGTGGTGGCCGAGGAGGAAATgaaccacctcctcctcctcctcccttccggGGGGCCAGGGGAGGTCGCTCTGGAGGAGGACCTCCAAATGGACGAGGGGGCCCTGGTGGGGGCATGGTTGGAGGTGGTGGGCATCGTCCACATGAAGGCCCTGGTGGGGGCATGAACAGCAGCAGTGGACATCGTCCTCATGAAGGCCCTGGTGGTGGTATGGGTGGTGGGCATCGCCCCCACGAAGGCCCTGGCAGTAGcatgggtggaggtgggggacatCGTCCTCATGAAGGCCCTGG
It contains:
- the PPP1R10 gene encoding serine/threonine-protein phosphatase 1 regulatory subunit 10 isoform X2; amino-acid sequence: MGSGPIDPKELLKGLDSFLNRDGEVKSVDGISKIFSLMKEARKMVSRCTYLNILLQTQSPEILVKFIDVGGYKLLNNWLTYSKTTNNIPLLQQILLTLQHLPLTVDHLKQNNTAKLVKQLSKSSEDEELRKLASVLVSDWMAVIRSQSSTQPAEKDKKKRKEEGKSRTTPPERPLTEVKAETRAEEAPEKKKEKPKSLRTTAPSHAKFRSTGLELETPSLVPVKKNASAVVVSDKYNLKPIPLKRQSTTVAPGDGAPPAEKKYKPLNTTPNATKEIKVKIIPPQPMEGLGFLDALNSAPVPGIKIKKKKKVLSPTAAKPSPFEGKTSTEPSTAKPSSPEPAPTCEAMDTDRPGTPVPPVEVPELMDTACLESGALDAKPVESPGDPSQLTRKGRKRKTVTWPEEGKLREYFYFELDETERVNVNKIKDFGEAAKREILSDRHAFETARRLSHDNMEEKVPWVCPRPLVLPSPLVTPGSNSQERYIQAEREKGILQELFLNKESPHEPDPEPYEPVPPKLIPLDEECSMDETPYIESLEPGGAGGSPDGAGGSKLPPVLANLMGSMGAGKSPQGPGGGGINVQEILTSIMGSPNSHPSEELLKQPDYSDKIKQMLVPHGLLGPGPIANGFPPGGPGGPKAMQHFPPGPGGPIPGPHGGPGGSVGPRLLGPPPPPRGGDPFWDGPGDPMRGGPMRGGPGPGPGPYHRGRGGRGGNEPPPPPPPFRGARGGRSGGGPPNGRGGPGGGMVGGGGHRPHEGPGGGMNSSSGHRPHEGPGGGMGGGHRPHEGPGSSMGGGGGHRPHEGPGGGMGSGSGHRPHEGPGSGMGGGSGHRPHEGPGGGMGAGGGHRPHEGPGHGGPHGHRPHDVPSHRGHDHRGPPPHEHRGHDGPGHGGGGHRGHDGGHSHGGDMSNRPVCRHFMMKGNCRYENNCAFYHPGVNGPPLP
- the PPP1R10 gene encoding serine/threonine-protein phosphatase 1 regulatory subunit 10 isoform X1, translated to MRATVSETSIMGSGPIDPKELLKGLDSFLNRDGEVKSVDGISKIFSLMKEARKMVSRCTYLNILLQTQSPEILVKFIDVGGYKLLNNWLTYSKTTNNIPLLQQILLTLQHLPLTVDHLKQNNTAKLVKQLSKSSEDEELRKLASVLVSDWMAVIRSQSSTQPAEKDKKKRKEEGKSRTTPPERPLTEVKAETRAEEAPEKKKEKPKSLRTTAPSHAKFRSTGLELETPSLVPVKKNASAVVVSDKYNLKPIPLKRQSTTVAPGDGAPPAEKKYKPLNTTPNATKEIKVKIIPPQPMEGLGFLDALNSAPVPGIKIKKKKKVLSPTAAKPSPFEGKTSTEPSTAKPSSPEPAPTCEAMDTDRPGTPVPPVEVPELMDTACLESGALDAKPVESPGDPSQLTRKGRKRKTVTWPEEGKLREYFYFELDETERVNVNKIKDFGEAAKREILSDRHAFETARRLSHDNMEEKVPWVCPRPLVLPSPLVTPGSNSQERYIQAEREKGILQELFLNKESPHEPDPEPYEPVPPKLIPLDEECSMDETPYIESLEPGGAGGSPDGAGGSKLPPVLANLMGSMGAGKSPQGPGGGGINVQEILTSIMGSPNSHPSEELLKQPDYSDKIKQMLVPHGLLGPGPIANGFPPGGPGGPKAMQHFPPGPGGPIPGPHGGPGGSVGPRLLGPPPPPRGGDPFWDGPGDPMRGGPMRGGPGPGPGPYHRGRGGRGGNEPPPPPPPFRGARGGRSGGGPPNGRGGPGGGMVGGGGHRPHEGPGGGMNSSSGHRPHEGPGGGMGGGHRPHEGPGSSMGGGGGHRPHEGPGGGMGSGSGHRPHEGPGSGMGGGSGHRPHEGPGGGMGAGGGHRPHEGPGHGGPHGHRPHDVPSHRGHDHRGPPPHEHRGHDGPGHGGGGHRGHDGGHSHGGDMSNRPVCRHFMMKGNCRYENNCAFYHPGVNGPPLP